In the genome of Xanthomonas translucens pv. cerealis, one region contains:
- a CDS encoding DUF4845 domain-containing protein, with protein MKHQQSGMTLTSFVIVLAVVGFFAYIGMKLFPMYMEYYAVRSAMKGLAAEPGSAEMDPAQAKTLLFRRLDINNSDNVKPDDVKFERMDSGWKMHVAYEVRKPLVANLDVVGKFDITQDLTTRGGE; from the coding sequence ATGAAGCACCAGCAAAGTGGCATGACCTTGACCTCGTTCGTGATCGTGCTGGCGGTGGTCGGTTTCTTCGCCTACATCGGCATGAAGCTGTTTCCGATGTACATGGAGTACTACGCGGTGCGCTCGGCGATGAAGGGCCTGGCCGCCGAACCGGGCAGTGCCGAGATGGATCCGGCGCAAGCCAAGACGCTGTTGTTCCGCCGTCTGGATATCAACAACTCGGACAACGTGAAGCCGGACGACGTCAAGTTCGAGCGCATGGATTCGGGCTGGAAGATGCATGTGGCCTACGAAGTGCGCAAGCCGCTGGTCGCCAACCTGGACGTGGTCGGCAAGTTCGACATCACCCAGGACCTGACGACGCGCGGTGGCGAGTAA
- the lepB gene encoding signal peptidase I — translation MKWFEIALVVLTFATGIVWLLDKLLFAKRRAARAGLLDTEPVLVDYSRAFFPVLAVVLILRSFIAEPYKIPSSSMMPNLLVGDFILVNKFAYGFRLPITNQKVIPTSEPKRGDVVVFKPPHKPDENWIKRVIGLPGDRIGFHGDTLYINGTPMKYQVRGEYVGKGKGAEMTGSTLLTEYLPGRTHTELEWLDRNNPAGQGDWVVPPGQYFVMGDNRDNSEDSRFWTQTHFLPEENLRGKAFLVWLNCEGWFCSGSFDPSRIGTGIQ, via the coding sequence ATGAAATGGTTTGAAATCGCGCTGGTGGTCCTGACTTTCGCCACCGGCATCGTCTGGTTGCTGGACAAGTTGTTGTTCGCCAAGCGCCGCGCCGCGCGCGCCGGCCTGCTGGATACCGAGCCGGTGCTCGTCGATTACTCGCGGGCGTTCTTCCCGGTGCTGGCGGTGGTGCTGATCCTGCGCAGTTTCATCGCCGAGCCGTACAAGATTCCGTCCAGCTCGATGATGCCGAACCTGCTGGTCGGCGATTTCATCCTGGTCAACAAGTTCGCCTACGGCTTCCGCCTGCCGATCACCAATCAGAAGGTGATCCCGACCAGCGAGCCCAAGCGCGGCGACGTGGTGGTGTTCAAGCCGCCGCACAAGCCCGACGAGAACTGGATCAAGCGCGTCATCGGCCTGCCCGGCGACCGCATCGGCTTCCACGGCGATACCCTGTACATCAACGGTACGCCGATGAAGTATCAGGTCCGCGGCGAGTACGTCGGCAAGGGCAAGGGCGCGGAGATGACCGGTTCCACGCTGCTCACCGAATACCTGCCGGGCCGCACCCACACCGAACTGGAGTGGCTTGACCGCAACAATCCTGCAGGCCAGGGCGACTGGGTGGTGCCGCCAGGCCAGTATTTCGTGATGGGCGACAATCGCGACAATAGCGAGGACAGCCGCTTCTGGACCCAGACCCACTTCCTGCCCGAGGAGAATCTGCGCGGCAAGGCGTTCCTGGTCTGGCTCAATTGCGAAGGCTGGTTCTGCAGCGGCAGTTTCGATCCCTCGCGGATCGGGACCGGTATCCAGTGA
- the rnc gene encoding ribonuclease III, which yields MASKTILRGDRIGHRFADPQLLAQALTHRSAGAPHNERLEFLGDSIVNQLIAEALYRRWPKADEGALTRARAELVREASLATIGRQLELGERLTLGPGEMKSGGHRRDSILADAVEAVVAAIYLDAGFEACRAVILPWFETALAALPVGKPEKDAKTRLQEWLQARQRALPAYELTSETGDEHAKLFRVRCVLAEPALVTEGEGTSRRLAEQQAAAAAIEQLDSSK from the coding sequence GTGGCGAGTAAAACGATCCTGCGCGGCGACCGCATCGGTCACCGCTTCGCCGACCCGCAGCTGCTGGCGCAGGCGCTGACCCATCGCAGCGCCGGTGCACCGCACAACGAGCGGCTGGAATTCCTCGGCGACAGCATCGTCAACCAGCTGATCGCCGAGGCGCTGTACCGGCGCTGGCCCAAGGCCGACGAAGGCGCGCTGACCCGCGCCCGCGCAGAACTGGTGCGCGAGGCCTCGCTGGCCACCATCGGCCGCCAGCTGGAACTGGGCGAGCGGCTGACCCTGGGGCCGGGCGAGATGAAGTCCGGCGGGCATCGCCGCGATTCGATCCTGGCCGACGCGGTCGAGGCGGTGGTCGCGGCGATCTATCTGGATGCCGGATTCGAGGCCTGCCGTGCGGTCATCCTGCCCTGGTTCGAGACGGCGCTGGCCGCACTGCCGGTAGGCAAGCCGGAGAAGGACGCCAAGACCCGCCTGCAGGAATGGCTACAGGCCCGGCAGCGGGCGCTGCCGGCGTACGAACTGACCAGCGAAACCGGCGACGAACACGCCAAGCTATTCCGGGTACGCTGCGTACTCGCCGAGCCTGCCCTCGTCACCGAGGGCGAGGGCACCTCGCGACGGCTGGCCGAACAACAGGCCGCCGCCGCCGCCATCGAGCAACTGGATTCGAGCAAGTGA
- the lepA gene encoding translation elongation factor 4, giving the protein MRNIRNFSIIAHVDHGKSTLADRIIQLCGGLQAREMEAQVLDSNPIERERGITIKAQSVSLPYTAKDGQVYQLNFIDTPGHVDFSYEVSRSLAACEGALLVVDAAQGVEAQSVANCYTAVEQGLEVVPVLNKIDLPTADIARAKAEIEAVIGIDAEDAVAVSAKTGFNVDLVLEAIVHRIPPPKPRDTDKLQALIIDSWFDNYLGVVSLVRVMQGEIKPGSKILVMSTGRTHLVDKVGVFTPKRKELTALGAGEVGWINASIKDVHGAPVGDTLTLAADPAPHALPGFQEMQPRVFAGLFPVDAEDYPDLREALDKLRLNDAALRFEPESSEAMGFGFRCGFLGMLHMEIVQERLEREYDLNLISTAPTVVYEVLKTDGSVIPMDNPSKLPPLNNVEEIREPIIRANILTPPDYVGNIITLCEEKRGSQIGINYLGSQVQISYELPMAEVVLDFFDKLKSVSRGYASLDYHFLRFDAGPFVRVDTLINGDKVDALSIIVHRSHADRRGRELCEKMKDLIPRQMFDVAIQAAVGAQIISRSTVKAMRKNVLAKCYGGDVSRKKKLLEKQKEGKKRMKQVGRVEIPQEAFLAVLQMDK; this is encoded by the coding sequence ATGCGGAACATCCGCAATTTCTCCATCATCGCCCACGTCGACCATGGCAAATCGACCCTGGCCGATCGCATCATCCAGCTCTGTGGCGGCCTGCAGGCGCGCGAGATGGAAGCGCAGGTGCTCGACTCCAACCCGATCGAGCGCGAGCGCGGCATCACCATCAAGGCCCAGTCCGTGTCCTTGCCGTACACGGCCAAGGACGGGCAGGTTTACCAGCTAAACTTCATCGACACCCCCGGCCACGTGGACTTCTCTTACGAAGTCAGCCGCTCGCTGGCGGCCTGCGAGGGCGCGCTGCTGGTGGTGGATGCCGCGCAGGGCGTGGAAGCGCAGTCGGTGGCCAACTGCTACACCGCGGTGGAGCAGGGCCTGGAAGTGGTGCCGGTGCTCAACAAGATCGACCTGCCCACCGCCGACATCGCCCGCGCCAAGGCCGAGATCGAGGCGGTGATCGGCATCGACGCCGAGGACGCGGTGGCGGTCAGCGCCAAGACTGGCTTCAACGTGGACCTGGTGCTGGAGGCGATCGTGCACCGCATCCCGCCGCCCAAGCCGCGCGACACCGACAAGCTGCAGGCGCTGATCATCGACTCGTGGTTCGACAACTATCTGGGCGTGGTCTCGCTGGTGCGGGTGATGCAGGGCGAGATCAAGCCGGGCAGCAAGATCCTGGTGATGTCCACCGGCCGCACCCACCTGGTCGACAAGGTCGGCGTGTTCACCCCCAAGCGCAAGGAACTGACCGCGCTGGGCGCCGGCGAGGTCGGCTGGATCAACGCCTCGATCAAGGACGTGCACGGCGCGCCGGTCGGCGACACCCTGACCCTGGCCGCCGACCCGGCGCCGCATGCGCTGCCCGGTTTCCAGGAAATGCAGCCGCGCGTGTTCGCCGGCCTGTTCCCGGTCGATGCCGAGGACTACCCGGACCTGCGCGAGGCGCTGGACAAGCTGCGCCTCAACGACGCGGCGCTGCGCTTCGAGCCGGAAAGCTCCGAGGCGATGGGCTTCGGCTTCCGCTGCGGCTTCCTCGGCATGCTGCACATGGAGATCGTGCAGGAGCGGCTGGAGCGCGAGTACGACCTCAACCTGATCTCGACCGCGCCAACCGTAGTCTACGAGGTGCTCAAGACCGACGGCAGCGTGATTCCGATGGACAACCCGTCCAAGCTGCCGCCGCTGAACAACGTGGAAGAGATCCGCGAGCCGATCATCCGCGCCAACATCCTGACCCCGCCGGACTACGTCGGCAATATCATCACCCTGTGCGAGGAAAAGCGCGGCAGCCAGATCGGCATCAACTACCTGGGTAGCCAGGTGCAGATCAGCTACGAACTGCCGATGGCCGAAGTGGTGCTGGATTTCTTCGACAAGCTCAAATCGGTATCGCGCGGTTACGCCTCGCTGGACTACCACTTCCTGCGCTTCGACGCCGGCCCGTTCGTGCGCGTGGATACGCTGATCAACGGCGACAAGGTCGATGCGTTGTCGATCATCGTGCATCGCAGTCATGCCGACCGGCGCGGCCGCGAGCTGTGCGAGAAGATGAAGGACCTGATCCCGCGGCAGATGTTCGACGTGGCGATCCAGGCCGCGGTGGGCGCGCAGATCATCTCGCGCAGCACGGTCAAGGCGATGCGCAAGAACGTGCTGGCCAAATGTTATGGTGGCGACGTGTCGCGCAAGAAGAAACTTCTGGAAAAACAGAAGGAAGGCAAGAAGCGCATGAAGCAGGTCGGCCGCGTGGAGATCCCGCAGGAAGCCTTCCTGGCCGTGCTGCAGATGGATAAGTAG